The following are from one region of the Tachyglossus aculeatus isolate mTacAcu1 chromosome 13, mTacAcu1.pri, whole genome shotgun sequence genome:
- the ASB10 gene encoding ankyrin repeat and SOCS box protein 10 isoform X3, translating to MGSWSPPGEGRKPAEELGDNPGQGLCARLVARPEGLDRGQEQGLRPVVTRTASGPTLEFWQAVLNGDVGTVSRLLATPGTSLAPDTVFDTSDPERWRDFRYNIRALRLWSLTYEEELTTPLHVAAGRGHLEVLQLLLRRGARPDRAPGGRTALHEACASGHAACVRLLLIAGSDPNILDENGRPPLHLCQGPGALELNVGEGGTPRCAELLLRFGAKVDGRSEEEEETPLHVAARAGLTGLVGLLLTRGAHPDAQDATGQTPLLAACASPSPPPGAEGAGQAAGHRLQVCHLLLASGATADAADQDRRRPLHLACRHGDTAVAELLLARGASANSMDYSGLTALHCALQGPLPTQTHGLEHLVRALLNHGAVRIWPGALPKVLERWCASPRTIEVLMNTYSRVQLPEATKDLMSPEVMQLCPYPPSLSPEIRQLLLLPLLPDGTTTLPEAPESLCSALTPG from the exons ATGGGGAGTTGGTCCCCTCCAGGCGAGGGCAGGAAGCCTGCCGAGGAGCTGGGGGACAACCCGGGGCAAGGGCTGTGTGCAAGGCTGGTGGCGAGGCCGGAGGGCCTCGACAGGGGTCAGGAACAGGGCCTGAGGCCCGTGGTGACCCGGACGGCCTCGGGGCCGACCCTGGAGTTCTGGCAGGCCGTCCTGAATGGGGACGTGGGCACAGTCTCCCGTCTGCTGGCTACCCCTGGGACCAGCCTGGCTCCCGACACCGTCTTTGACACCAGTGATCCAGAGCGATGGAGGGATTTCCGCTACAACATCCGGGCTCTGA GACTGTGGTCCCTGACTTACGAGGAGGAGCTGACCACCCCCCTGCACGTGGCCGCCGGCCGGGGCCACCTCGaggtgctgcagctgctgctgaggCGCGGGGCCCGTCCGGACCGGGCTCCCGGAGGCCGCACCGCCCTGCATGAGGCCTGCGCTTCCGGCCACGCTGCCTGCGTCCGACTGCTGCTGATCGCGGGGTCCGACCCCAACATCCTGGATGAGAACGGGAGACCCCCCTTGCACCTGTGTCAGGGTCCTGGTGCCCTCGA gttgaacgttggggaggggggcacccCCAGATGTGCGGAGCTGTTGCTGAGGTTTGGGGCGAAGGTGGACGGCCgctcggaggaggaggaagagacaccCCTGCACGTGGCGGCCCGCGCCGGGCTGACCGGGCTGGTCGGGTTGCTGCTGACCCGGGGGGCACACCCAGACGCCCAGGATGCCACGGGCCAGACGCCACTGCTGGCCGCCTGTGCCAGCCCCAGCCCGCCCCCAGGAGCTGAGGGAGCCGGGCAGGCCGCCGGCCACCGCCTCCAAGTGTGCCACCTCTTGCTGGCCAGTGGGGCCACCGCCGATGCCGCCGACCAGGACCGGCGCCGCCCGCTGCACCTGGCCTGTCGCCATGGCGACACCGCGGTGGCCGAGCTGCTCCTGGCCCGGGGCGCCAGCGCCAACTCCATGGACTACAGCGGGCTGACCGCCCTGCACTGCGCCCTGCAGGGCCCGCTGCCCACCCAGACGCACGGCCTGGAGCACCTCGTCCGGGCCCTGCTCAACCATGGCGCCGTCCGCATCTGGCCCGGGGCCCTGCCCAAG GTGTTGGAGCGCTGGTGTGCGTCTCCGCGGACCATCGAGGTTCTGATGAACACGTACAGCCGTGTGCAGCTGCCAGAAGCGACCAAGGACCTCATGTCCCCTGAAGTCATGCAG CTCTGCCCCTATCCTCCGTCTCTGTCTCCAGAAATACGACAACTTctactcctccctcttctccctgacgGGACAACCACGCTCCCTGAAGCACCTGAGTCGCTGTGCTCTGCGCTCACACCTGGCTGA
- the ASB10 gene encoding ankyrin repeat and SOCS box protein 10 isoform X2, with the protein MGSWSPPGEGRKPAEELGDNPGQGLCARLVARPEGLDRGQEQGLRPVVTRTASGPTLEFWQAVLNGDVGTVSRLLATPGTSLAPDTVFDTSDPERWRDFRYNIRALRLWSLTYEEELTTPLHVAAGRGHLEVLQLLLRRGARPDRAPGGRTALHEACASGHAACVRLLLIAGSDPNILDENGRPPLHLCQGPGALECAELLLRFGAKVDGRSEEEEETPLHVAARAGLTGLVGLLLTRGAHPDAQDATGQTPLLAACASPSPPPGAEGAGQAAGHRLQVCHLLLASGATADAADQDRRRPLHLACRHGDTAVAELLLARGASANSMDYSGLTALHCALQGPLPTQTHGLEHLVRALLNHGAVRIWPGALPKVLERWCASPRTIEVLMNTYSRVQLPEATKDLMSPEVMQKYDNFYSSLFSLTGQPRSLKHLSRCALRSHLADRLPQALPRLPLPPRLLRYLQLDFEDILY; encoded by the exons ATGGGGAGTTGGTCCCCTCCAGGCGAGGGCAGGAAGCCTGCCGAGGAGCTGGGGGACAACCCGGGGCAAGGGCTGTGTGCAAGGCTGGTGGCGAGGCCGGAGGGCCTCGACAGGGGTCAGGAACAGGGCCTGAGGCCCGTGGTGACCCGGACGGCCTCGGGGCCGACCCTGGAGTTCTGGCAGGCCGTCCTGAATGGGGACGTGGGCACAGTCTCCCGTCTGCTGGCTACCCCTGGGACCAGCCTGGCTCCCGACACCGTCTTTGACACCAGTGATCCAGAGCGATGGAGGGATTTCCGCTACAACATCCGGGCTCTGA GACTGTGGTCCCTGACTTACGAGGAGGAGCTGACCACCCCCCTGCACGTGGCCGCCGGCCGGGGCCACCTCGaggtgctgcagctgctgctgaggCGCGGGGCCCGTCCGGACCGGGCTCCCGGAGGCCGCACCGCCCTGCATGAGGCCTGCGCTTCCGGCCACGCTGCCTGCGTCCGACTGCTGCTGATCGCGGGGTCCGACCCCAACATCCTGGATGAGAACGGGAGACCCCCCTTGCACCTGTGTCAGGGTCCTGGTGCCCTCGA ATGTGCGGAGCTGTTGCTGAGGTTTGGGGCGAAGGTGGACGGCCgctcggaggaggaggaagagacaccCCTGCACGTGGCGGCCCGCGCCGGGCTGACCGGGCTGGTCGGGTTGCTGCTGACCCGGGGGGCACACCCAGACGCCCAGGATGCCACGGGCCAGACGCCACTGCTGGCCGCCTGTGCCAGCCCCAGCCCGCCCCCAGGAGCTGAGGGAGCCGGGCAGGCCGCCGGCCACCGCCTCCAAGTGTGCCACCTCTTGCTGGCCAGTGGGGCCACCGCCGATGCCGCCGACCAGGACCGGCGCCGCCCGCTGCACCTGGCCTGTCGCCATGGCGACACCGCGGTGGCCGAGCTGCTCCTGGCCCGGGGCGCCAGCGCCAACTCCATGGACTACAGCGGGCTGACCGCCCTGCACTGCGCCCTGCAGGGCCCGCTGCCCACCCAGACGCACGGCCTGGAGCACCTCGTCCGGGCCCTGCTCAACCATGGCGCCGTCCGCATCTGGCCCGGGGCCCTGCCCAAG GTGTTGGAGCGCTGGTGTGCGTCTCCGCGGACCATCGAGGTTCTGATGAACACGTACAGCCGTGTGCAGCTGCCAGAAGCGACCAAGGACCTCATGTCCCCTGAAGTCATGCAG AAATACGACAACTTctactcctccctcttctccctgacgGGACAACCACGCTCCCTGAAGCACCTGAGTCGCTGTGCTCTGCGCTCACACCTGGCTGACCGCctgccccaggccctgccccgcctgccccttccccctcgccTGCTCCGTTATCTGCAGCTGGACTTCGAGGACATTCTCTACTGA
- the ASB10 gene encoding ankyrin repeat and SOCS box protein 10 isoform X4 — MGSWSPPGEGRKPAEELGDNPGQGLCARLVARPEGLDRGQEQGLRPVVTRTASGPTLEFWQAVLNGDVGTVSRLLATPGTSLAPDTVFDTSDPERWRDFRYNIRALRLWSLTYEEELTTPLHVAAGRGHLEVLQLLLRRGARPDRAPGGRTALHEACASGHAACVRLLLIAGSDPNILDENGRPPLHLCQGPGALELNVGEGGTPRCAELLLRFGAKVDGRSEEEEETPLHVAARAGLTGLVGLLLTRGAHPDAQDATGQTPLLAACASPSPPPGAEGAGQAAGHRLQVCHLLLASGATADAADQDRRRPLHLACRHGDTAVAELLLARGASANSMDYSGLTALHCALQGPLPTQTHGLEHLVRALLNHGAVRIWPGALPKPQSTPWSSLTRTISSYSLLDSPSNPTPGLLSTTELANWAGIVTPVPRGVRITFATPQLQQRTSLICRSS; from the exons ATGGGGAGTTGGTCCCCTCCAGGCGAGGGCAGGAAGCCTGCCGAGGAGCTGGGGGACAACCCGGGGCAAGGGCTGTGTGCAAGGCTGGTGGCGAGGCCGGAGGGCCTCGACAGGGGTCAGGAACAGGGCCTGAGGCCCGTGGTGACCCGGACGGCCTCGGGGCCGACCCTGGAGTTCTGGCAGGCCGTCCTGAATGGGGACGTGGGCACAGTCTCCCGTCTGCTGGCTACCCCTGGGACCAGCCTGGCTCCCGACACCGTCTTTGACACCAGTGATCCAGAGCGATGGAGGGATTTCCGCTACAACATCCGGGCTCTGA GACTGTGGTCCCTGACTTACGAGGAGGAGCTGACCACCCCCCTGCACGTGGCCGCCGGCCGGGGCCACCTCGaggtgctgcagctgctgctgaggCGCGGGGCCCGTCCGGACCGGGCTCCCGGAGGCCGCACCGCCCTGCATGAGGCCTGCGCTTCCGGCCACGCTGCCTGCGTCCGACTGCTGCTGATCGCGGGGTCCGACCCCAACATCCTGGATGAGAACGGGAGACCCCCCTTGCACCTGTGTCAGGGTCCTGGTGCCCTCGA gttgaacgttggggaggggggcacccCCAGATGTGCGGAGCTGTTGCTGAGGTTTGGGGCGAAGGTGGACGGCCgctcggaggaggaggaagagacaccCCTGCACGTGGCGGCCCGCGCCGGGCTGACCGGGCTGGTCGGGTTGCTGCTGACCCGGGGGGCACACCCAGACGCCCAGGATGCCACGGGCCAGACGCCACTGCTGGCCGCCTGTGCCAGCCCCAGCCCGCCCCCAGGAGCTGAGGGAGCCGGGCAGGCCGCCGGCCACCGCCTCCAAGTGTGCCACCTCTTGCTGGCCAGTGGGGCCACCGCCGATGCCGCCGACCAGGACCGGCGCCGCCCGCTGCACCTGGCCTGTCGCCATGGCGACACCGCGGTGGCCGAGCTGCTCCTGGCCCGGGGCGCCAGCGCCAACTCCATGGACTACAGCGGGCTGACCGCCCTGCACTGCGCCCTGCAGGGCCCGCTGCCCACCCAGACGCACGGCCTGGAGCACCTCGTCCGGGCCCTGCTCAACCATGGCGCCGTCCGCATCTGGCCCGGGGCCCTGCCCAAG CCACAGTCTACACCCTGGTCATCTCTCACCAGGACCATTTCAAGTTATTCTTTGCTCGATtctccctccaaccccaccccaggcctgctgtctacaacagagctggcaaacTGGGCTGGGATTGTCACCCCTGTCCCTAGGGGCGTGAGGATAACTTTCGCCACCCCACAACTCCAACAACGCACTTCTCTGATTTGCAGAAGTTCATAA
- the ASB10 gene encoding ankyrin repeat and SOCS box protein 10 isoform X1 — protein MGSWSPPGEGRKPAEELGDNPGQGLCARLVARPEGLDRGQEQGLRPVVTRTASGPTLEFWQAVLNGDVGTVSRLLATPGTSLAPDTVFDTSDPERWRDFRYNIRALRLWSLTYEEELTTPLHVAAGRGHLEVLQLLLRRGARPDRAPGGRTALHEACASGHAACVRLLLIAGSDPNILDENGRPPLHLCQGPGALELNVGEGGTPRCAELLLRFGAKVDGRSEEEEETPLHVAARAGLTGLVGLLLTRGAHPDAQDATGQTPLLAACASPSPPPGAEGAGQAAGHRLQVCHLLLASGATADAADQDRRRPLHLACRHGDTAVAELLLARGASANSMDYSGLTALHCALQGPLPTQTHGLEHLVRALLNHGAVRIWPGALPKVLERWCASPRTIEVLMNTYSRVQLPEATKDLMSPEVMQKYDNFYSSLFSLTGQPRSLKHLSRCALRSHLADRLPQALPRLPLPPRLLRYLQLDFEDILY, from the exons ATGGGGAGTTGGTCCCCTCCAGGCGAGGGCAGGAAGCCTGCCGAGGAGCTGGGGGACAACCCGGGGCAAGGGCTGTGTGCAAGGCTGGTGGCGAGGCCGGAGGGCCTCGACAGGGGTCAGGAACAGGGCCTGAGGCCCGTGGTGACCCGGACGGCCTCGGGGCCGACCCTGGAGTTCTGGCAGGCCGTCCTGAATGGGGACGTGGGCACAGTCTCCCGTCTGCTGGCTACCCCTGGGACCAGCCTGGCTCCCGACACCGTCTTTGACACCAGTGATCCAGAGCGATGGAGGGATTTCCGCTACAACATCCGGGCTCTGA GACTGTGGTCCCTGACTTACGAGGAGGAGCTGACCACCCCCCTGCACGTGGCCGCCGGCCGGGGCCACCTCGaggtgctgcagctgctgctgaggCGCGGGGCCCGTCCGGACCGGGCTCCCGGAGGCCGCACCGCCCTGCATGAGGCCTGCGCTTCCGGCCACGCTGCCTGCGTCCGACTGCTGCTGATCGCGGGGTCCGACCCCAACATCCTGGATGAGAACGGGAGACCCCCCTTGCACCTGTGTCAGGGTCCTGGTGCCCTCGA gttgaacgttggggaggggggcacccCCAGATGTGCGGAGCTGTTGCTGAGGTTTGGGGCGAAGGTGGACGGCCgctcggaggaggaggaagagacaccCCTGCACGTGGCGGCCCGCGCCGGGCTGACCGGGCTGGTCGGGTTGCTGCTGACCCGGGGGGCACACCCAGACGCCCAGGATGCCACGGGCCAGACGCCACTGCTGGCCGCCTGTGCCAGCCCCAGCCCGCCCCCAGGAGCTGAGGGAGCCGGGCAGGCCGCCGGCCACCGCCTCCAAGTGTGCCACCTCTTGCTGGCCAGTGGGGCCACCGCCGATGCCGCCGACCAGGACCGGCGCCGCCCGCTGCACCTGGCCTGTCGCCATGGCGACACCGCGGTGGCCGAGCTGCTCCTGGCCCGGGGCGCCAGCGCCAACTCCATGGACTACAGCGGGCTGACCGCCCTGCACTGCGCCCTGCAGGGCCCGCTGCCCACCCAGACGCACGGCCTGGAGCACCTCGTCCGGGCCCTGCTCAACCATGGCGCCGTCCGCATCTGGCCCGGGGCCCTGCCCAAG GTGTTGGAGCGCTGGTGTGCGTCTCCGCGGACCATCGAGGTTCTGATGAACACGTACAGCCGTGTGCAGCTGCCAGAAGCGACCAAGGACCTCATGTCCCCTGAAGTCATGCAG AAATACGACAACTTctactcctccctcttctccctgacgGGACAACCACGCTCCCTGAAGCACCTGAGTCGCTGTGCTCTGCGCTCACACCTGGCTGACCGCctgccccaggccctgccccgcctgccccttccccctcgccTGCTCCGTTATCTGCAGCTGGACTTCGAGGACATTCTCTACTGA